From one Sparus aurata chromosome 16, fSpaAur1.1, whole genome shotgun sequence genomic stretch:
- the LOC115566005 gene encoding probable histone deacetylase 1-B isoform X2: MALTSQGTKKKVCYYYDGDVGNYYYGQGHPMKPHRIRMTHNLLLNYGLYRKMEIYRPHKASGEEMTKYHSDDYIKFLRSIRPDNMSEYSKQMQRFNVGEDCPVFDGLFEFCQLSGGGSVAGAVKLNKQQTDIAINWAGGLHHAKKSEASGFCYVNDIVLAILELLKYHQRVLYIDIDIHHGDGVEEAFYTTDRVMTVSFHKYGEYFPGTGDLRDIGAGKGKYYAVNYPLRDGIDDESYEAIFKPIMAKVMEMYQPSAVVLQCGADSLSGDRLGCFNLTIKGHAKCVEYMKSFNLPLLMLGGGGYTIRNVARCWTYETAVALDTSIPNELPYNDYFEYFGPDFKLHISPSNMTNQNTNDYLEKIKQRLFENLRMLPHAPGVQMQAIPEDAVQEDSGDEEEDDPNKRISIRAHDKRIACEEEFSDSEDEGEGGRRNAASFKKVKRAKTEGEKEGEEKEKKEVKEEEKVPEEEKMDTSKPKEESKTP; encoded by the exons ATGGCGCTTACTTCCCaaggaacaaagaaaaaagtttgcTACTACTATGACG GTGATGTTGGAAATTACTACTATGGTCAGGGGCACCCCATGAAGCCCCACCGAATCCGCATGACTCACAACCTGTTGCTCAATTATGGGCTCTACAGAAAGATGGAGATATAC cGTCCACACAAAGCCAGCGGAGAGGAGATGACCAAGTATCACAGCGATGATTACATCAAATTCCTGCGTTCAATCCGACCAGACAACATGTCAGAGTACAGCAAACAGATGCAGAGAT TTAATGTGGGAGAGGACTGTCCAGTGTTTGATGGTTTATTCGAGTTCTGCCAGCTCTCAGGAGGGGGCTCTGTTG CTGGTGCAGTAaagttgaacaaacagcagacagacattGCTATCAACTGGGCTGGAGGCCTGCATCACGCCAAGAAGTCTGAGGCCTCAGGGTTTTGCTACGTCAATGACATTGTACTGGCCATTCTGGAGTTACTGAA ATACCACCAGAGAGTTCTCTACATAGATATTGACATCCATCACGGGGATGGCGTGGAGGAGGCTTTCTACACCACAGACCGCGTTATGACTGTTTCTTTCCACAAGTATGGGGAGTACTTCCCTGGCACAGGCGACCTGAGG GACATTGGCGCTGGGAAGGGTAAATACTACGCTGTGAATTACCCACTGAGGGATGGGATTGACGATGAGTCATATGAAGCCATATTCAAACCG ATCATGGCCAAAGTGATGGAGATGTACCAACCCAGTGCAGTGGTTCTGCAGTGTGGAGCTGACTCTCTGTCAGGAGACAGGCTCGGTTGCTTTAACCTCACCATTAAAG GCCATGCCAAGTGTGTGGAGTACATGAAGAGCTTCAACCTGCCACTGCTGATGCTTGGTGGAGGCGGCTACACCATCCGTAATGTGGCTCGCTGCTGGACGTATGAGACTGCTGTAGCCCTTGATACTTCCATTCCCAACG AGCTCCCATACAATGACTACTTTGAGTACTTTGGACCAGACTTCAAGCTGCACATCAGCCCCTCCAACATGACCAATCAGAACACCAACGATTACCTGGAGAAGATCAA GCAGCGCCTGTTTGAGAACCTGCGTATGCTGCCCCATGCCCCGGGAGTTCAGATGCAGGCCATCCCTGAGGATGCTGTACAGGAGGACAgtggagatgaggaggaggatgaccCTAACAAACGCATCTCCA TCCGTGCTCATGACAAGAGGATAGCATGTGAGGAGGAGTTCTCTGACTCGGAGGATGAGGGTGAAGGAGGCCGCAGAAATGCAGCCAGCTTCAAGAAAGTCAAGAGAGCCAAAAccgaaggagagaaagagggagaagaaaaggagaagaaag aagtaaaagaagaagagaaagtgccagaggaggagaaaatggaCACCTCAAA GCCTAAGGAGGAGTCCAAGACACCTTGA
- the LOC115566503 gene encoding myotubularin-related protein 9 isoform X1 has product MEFSEHIKTANVEDVVLRQPLHPPSRGTLCITGHHLLFSDRDEGSSRQVLLLLRNIDAIEKSVENLLAYSGLFSNARRGERLSGSSGTIIIKCKDLRVLQLDIPGMEQCLNIAHSIETLSCLDRVSEMYPFFYRPSDLSLQDQWGLSSPEKHYSQMKELHDRWRVSAVNRDYSVCPSYPPAVIVPKNTDDEVLKKVAKFRQGGRFPVLCYYHRKNGMVIMRSSQPLTGANRKRCREDEQLLQAVMEGSDKGYIIDTRSSQQAQQARMTGGGFESKSSYSHWKRLHRQMERGKALQESLIKLVEACGDSTHNMDRWLSKLENSKWLSHVQTALSTAGLLAECVERDGHSVLVHGSEGTDSTLLISTLAQLIMDPRCRTLEGFLALLEREWIQAGHPFQQRCAHFAYSHARLQLESPVFLLLLDCVWQLLHQFPLALGFSQALLLRLATEAYASNYGTFLCNSHQERCSLGVMKNTHCLFWALLRPGERDYYSNPLYEPTELAIWPSVHPQSLQLWRGFFLRWTPQARHLEEAQEEIRNMVIEWGKLTLSVDTQPEHVEHV; this is encoded by the exons ATGGAGTTTTCTGAGCACATTAAGACGGCCAACGTGGAGGATGTTGTCCTCCGACAGCCGCTGCACCCGCCGAGCAGAGGCACCCTGTGCATCACGGGCCACCACCTGCTCTTCTCGGACAGAGACGAGGGCAGCTCCCGGCAGGTCTTGCTGCTCCTCAGAAACATCGATGCCATAGAGAAAAG TGTGGAAAACCTTTTGGCCTATTCGGGCCTCTTCTCTAATGCACGCCGTGGTGAAAG gttatCTGGATCTTCGGGGACAATTATCATTAAGTGTAAAGATCTGCGAGTGCTCCAGCTTGACATCCCAGGCATGGAGCAGTGTCTCAACATTGCACACTCCATTGAG ACCCTGTCCTGTCTGGACAGGGTGTCGGAGATGTACCCTTTCTTTTACAGACCCTCTGATCTCAGCCTGCAGGACCAGTGGGGTCTCTCATCCCCTGAAAAGCACTACAGTCAAATGAAAGAGCTC CATGATAGGTGGAGGGTGAGCGCTGTGAACAGAGACTACTCGGTGTGCCCCTCGTACCCCCCAGCTGTCATCGTCCCCAAGAACACAGACGACGAGGTGCTAAAGAAGGTGGCCAAATTCCGACAGGGAGGACGCTTCCCCGTCCTCTGTTACTACCACAGGAAGAATGGCATG GTAATCATGCGCAGCAGTCAGCCCCTGACAGGAGCCAATAGGAAGCGCTGCAGGGAAGACGAGCAGCTCCTCCAGGCTGTGATGGAAGGCTCAGATAAAGGCTACATTATCGACACACGCTCCAGTCAGCAGGCGCAGCAGGCACGGATGACAGGTGGAGGGTTCGAGTCCAAATCGTCTTATAGCCACTGGAAGAGACTGCACAGGCAGatggagag GGGTAAAGCACTGCAGGAGAGTCTAATTAAACTGGTGGAGGCTTGTGGTGACTCGACCCATAATATGGATCGTTGGCTCAGTAAGCTTGAAAATTCAAAGTGGCTGTCTCACGTCCAGACAGCTTTGTCGACCGCTGGCCTGCTGGCAGAGTGCGTGGAGAG GGACGGTCATTCAGTTCTGGTTCACGGCTCTGAGGGGACAGATTCCACTTTGCTCATCAGCACTCTGGCTCAGCTCATCATGGACCCGCGCTGCCGCACGCTGGAGGGCTTCCTGGCTCTGCTGGAGAGAGAATGGATACAA GCAGGACACCCGTTTCAGCAGCGATGTGCCCACTTTGCCTACTCCCACGCTCGTCTCCAGCTGGAGTCCCCggtcttcctgctgctgctggactgtgtgtGGCAGCTGTTGCATCAGTTCCCTCTGGCACTAGGCTTCTCTCAGGCGCTGCTTCTGAGGCTGGCCACTGAGGCTTACGCATCCAACTATGGCACCTTCCTTTGCAACAGCCATCAGGAAAG GTGTTCTCTAGGAGTGATGAAGAACACTCACTGTTTGTTCTGGGCCCTGTTGAGGCCCGGGGAGAGAGATTACTACTCTAACCCCCTGTATGAGCCCACTGAGCTAGCAATCTGGCCCTCAGTGCACCCTCAGTCCCTGCAGCTTTGGAGAG GTTTTTTCCTGAGGTGGACCCCACAAGCTCGTCACCTGGAAGAGGCTCAGGAGGAAATCAGGAACATGGTCATCGAGTGGGGGAAGCTGACACTTTCTGTGGATACTCAGCCTGAACATGTGGAACATGTTTAA
- the LOC115566005 gene encoding probable histone deacetylase 1-B isoform X1 — MALTSQGTKKKVCYYYDGDVGNYYYGQGHPMKPHRIRMTHNLLLNYGLYRKMEIYRPHKASGEEMTKYHSDDYIKFLRSIRPDNMSEYSKQMQRFNVGEDCPVFDGLFEFCQLSGGGSVAGAVKLNKQQTDIAINWAGGLHHAKKSEASGFCYVNDIVLAILELLKYHQRVLYIDIDIHHGDGVEEAFYTTDRVMTVSFHKYGEYFPGTGDLRDIGAGKGKYYAVNYPLRDGIDDESYEAIFKPIMAKVMEMYQPSAVVLQCGADSLSGDRLGCFNLTIKGHAKCVEYMKSFNLPLLMLGGGGYTIRNVARCWTYETAVALDTSIPNELPYNDYFEYFGPDFKLHISPSNMTNQNTNDYLEKIKQRLFENLRMLPHAPGVQMQAIPEDAVQEDSGDEEEDDPNKRISIRAHDKRIACEEEFSDSEDEGEGGRRNAASFKKVKRAKTEGEKEGEEKEKKGEEETKEVKEEEKVPEEEKMDTSKPKEESKTP; from the exons ATGGCGCTTACTTCCCaaggaacaaagaaaaaagtttgcTACTACTATGACG GTGATGTTGGAAATTACTACTATGGTCAGGGGCACCCCATGAAGCCCCACCGAATCCGCATGACTCACAACCTGTTGCTCAATTATGGGCTCTACAGAAAGATGGAGATATAC cGTCCACACAAAGCCAGCGGAGAGGAGATGACCAAGTATCACAGCGATGATTACATCAAATTCCTGCGTTCAATCCGACCAGACAACATGTCAGAGTACAGCAAACAGATGCAGAGAT TTAATGTGGGAGAGGACTGTCCAGTGTTTGATGGTTTATTCGAGTTCTGCCAGCTCTCAGGAGGGGGCTCTGTTG CTGGTGCAGTAaagttgaacaaacagcagacagacattGCTATCAACTGGGCTGGAGGCCTGCATCACGCCAAGAAGTCTGAGGCCTCAGGGTTTTGCTACGTCAATGACATTGTACTGGCCATTCTGGAGTTACTGAA ATACCACCAGAGAGTTCTCTACATAGATATTGACATCCATCACGGGGATGGCGTGGAGGAGGCTTTCTACACCACAGACCGCGTTATGACTGTTTCTTTCCACAAGTATGGGGAGTACTTCCCTGGCACAGGCGACCTGAGG GACATTGGCGCTGGGAAGGGTAAATACTACGCTGTGAATTACCCACTGAGGGATGGGATTGACGATGAGTCATATGAAGCCATATTCAAACCG ATCATGGCCAAAGTGATGGAGATGTACCAACCCAGTGCAGTGGTTCTGCAGTGTGGAGCTGACTCTCTGTCAGGAGACAGGCTCGGTTGCTTTAACCTCACCATTAAAG GCCATGCCAAGTGTGTGGAGTACATGAAGAGCTTCAACCTGCCACTGCTGATGCTTGGTGGAGGCGGCTACACCATCCGTAATGTGGCTCGCTGCTGGACGTATGAGACTGCTGTAGCCCTTGATACTTCCATTCCCAACG AGCTCCCATACAATGACTACTTTGAGTACTTTGGACCAGACTTCAAGCTGCACATCAGCCCCTCCAACATGACCAATCAGAACACCAACGATTACCTGGAGAAGATCAA GCAGCGCCTGTTTGAGAACCTGCGTATGCTGCCCCATGCCCCGGGAGTTCAGATGCAGGCCATCCCTGAGGATGCTGTACAGGAGGACAgtggagatgaggaggaggatgaccCTAACAAACGCATCTCCA TCCGTGCTCATGACAAGAGGATAGCATGTGAGGAGGAGTTCTCTGACTCGGAGGATGAGGGTGAAGGAGGCCGCAGAAATGCAGCCAGCTTCAAGAAAGTCAAGAGAGCCAAAAccgaaggagagaaagagggagaagaaaaggagaagaaaggtgaggaggaaacaaaag aagtaaaagaagaagagaaagtgccagaggaggagaaaatggaCACCTCAAA GCCTAAGGAGGAGTCCAAGACACCTTGA
- the lck gene encoding tyrosine-protein kinase Lck codes for MGCNCSSDYSDSEWIENLDEICEHCNCPIAPQSCNPYTDQLIPFQPSNHSPPTSPLPDNLVVAIYSYEPNHDGDLGFEKGDKLKIINKEDPEWYLAESLTTGQQGYIPYNFVAMTTVETEPWFFKNISRNEAMRLLLAPGNTLGSFLIRESETTPGSYSLSIRDLDHNTGEGVKHYRIRNMDNGGFYITAKISFNSLKELVQHHSRDADGLCTKLMKPCQSRAPQKPWWQDEWEIPRESLKLERRLGAGQFGEVWMGVYNNDRRVAIKNLKMGTMSVEAFLAEANMMKNLQHARLVRLFAVVTQEPIYIVTEYMENGSLVDYLKTTEGSSLPMNTLIDMASQVADGMAFIEAKNYIHRDLRAANILVSHELICKIADFGLARLIEDNEYTAREGAKFPIKWTAPEAINYGTFSIKSDVWSFGILLTEIVTYGRIPYPGMSNPEVIQNLERNYRMPRPDNCSEGLYNIMCLCWRENPDDRPTFEYLRSVLEDFFTATERQYQE; via the exons ATGGGATGTAACTGCAGTTCGGACTATTCAGACAGCGAGTGGATCGAGAACTTGGATGAAATCTGTGAACACTGCAACTGTCCCATAGCTCCTCAGTCATGCAATCCA TACACAGACCAGCTGATTCCCTTCCAGCCATCAAATCATTCGCCCCCTACATCTCCTTTACCAG ACAACCTTGTGGTGGCCATTTACAGTTATGAACCCAACCATGATGGTGACCTGGGCTTTGAGAAGGGAGACAAACTCAAGATCATCAACAA GGAGGATCCTGAGTGGTATTTGGCAGAGTCTCTCACCACAGGCCAGCAAGGCTACATCCCATACAACTTTGTTGCAATGACCACAGTGGAGACTGAACC GTGGTTCTTTAAGAACATCTCTAGAAACGAAGCCATGAGGCTCCTCCTGGCTCCCGGGAATACGCTGGGCTCCTTCCTGATTCGAGAGAGTGAGACGACCCCAG gctcATACTCCTTATCGATCAGGGACTTGGACCACAACACCGGCGAGGGGGTGAAGCACTACAGAATCCGCAACATGGACAACGGCGGCTTCTACATCACGGCCAAGATATCCTTTAACTCGCTGAAGGAGCTAGTCCAGCATCACTCAC GTGATGCAGATGGGTTGTGCACAAAGCTGATGAAGCCGTGTCAGTCGAGGGCGCCGCAGAAGCCCTGGTGGCAGGATGAGTGGGAGATTCCTAGAGAGTCCCTGAAGCTGGAGCGCAGGCTCGGAGCGGGACAGTTTGGAGAAGTCTGGATGG GTGTCTACAATAATGACCGGAGGGTGGCAATTAAAAACCTCAAGATGGGTACAATGTCAGTGGAAGCCTTCCTGGCAGAGGCGAACATGATGAAGAACTTGCAGCACGCACGCCTCGTACGCCTCTTTGCTGTCGTCACCCAGGAGCCAATCTATATCGTCACAGAGTACATGGAAAATG GTAGCCTTGTGGATTACCTGAAAACAACGGAGGGAAGCAGTTTGCCCATGAACACCCTGATAGACATGGCATCTCAG GTGGCTGACGGCATGGCCTTTATTGAGGCTAAAAATTACATCCATCGAGACCTGAGAGCAGCCAACATTCTGGTGTCTCATGAACTTATCTGTAAGATTGCCGACTTTGGACTGGCAAGACTGATTGAGGACAACGAATACACAGCAAGAGAGG GTGCAAAGTTCCCCATCAAATGGACTGCCCCAGAGGCTATCAACTATGGCACCTTTTCCATAAAATCAGATGTGTGGTCGTTTGGGATCCTCCTGACTGAAATAGTGACATACGGACGCATTCCTTACCCTG GTATGTCCAACCCAGAGGTAATCCAGAACCTGGAGAGGAACTACAGGATGCCGAGGCCAGACAACTGTTCAGAGGGGCTTTACAACATCATGTGTTTGTGCTGGAGGGAAAACCCCGACGACAGGCCCACCTTCGAGTACCTGAGGAGCGTTCTGGAGGACTTCTTCACTGCCACAGAGAGGCAGTATCAGGAATAG
- the fam167b gene encoding protein FAM167A, with product MDPKEFVDESSEGDTEDLDSVKALTEKLKLQTRRPSYLEWQERVQSRPWIESYSAHSPESGGEVVSMPATQRNDNSEVAVRNICGFDTIDDALEFLRKELREMQVQDNRLARQLIHLRGEIHRLKVEQVCDRHKEMLDDATYELEECGEESDLLCDIPMKAAFALSTPLKHLGLTKMNINSRRFSLC from the exons ATGGATCCTAAAGAGTTCGTAGATGAGTCCTCCGAGGGAGACACCGAGGATCTGGACAGCGTGAAAGCGCTCACAGAGAAGCTGAAGTTACAGACCCGCAGACCATCCTATCTGGAGTGGCAGGAGCGGGTACAGAGCCGGCCGTGGATCGAGAGTTATTCCGCGCACAGTCCGGAGTCCGGAGGAGAAGTCGTTTCCATGCCTGCGACTCAGAGGAATGACAACTCAGAGGTGGCTGTGCGCAACATCTGTGGCTTTGACACTATTGATGATGCTTTGGAGTTTCTGAGAAAAGAGCTG AGGGAGATGCAGGTTCAGGACAACCGTCTGGCCCGCCAGCTGATCCACCTGCGTGGGGAGATCCACCGGCTGAAAGTGGAGCAGGTGTGCGACCGCCACAAGGAGATGCTGGACGATGCAACGTACGAGCTGGAGGAGTGCGGCGAGGAATCGGACCTGCTGTGTGACATCCCGATGAAGGCTGCCTTCGCTCTGTCCACCCCACTCAAACATCTGGGCCTCACCAAGATGAACATCAACTCCAGACGTTTCTCACTGTGTTAA
- the LOC115566503 gene encoding myotubularin-related protein 9 isoform X2, which translates to MEFSEHIKTANVEDVVLRQPLHPPSRGTLCITGHHLLFSDRDEGSSRQVLLLLRNIDAIEKRLSGSSGTIIIKCKDLRVLQLDIPGMEQCLNIAHSIETLSCLDRVSEMYPFFYRPSDLSLQDQWGLSSPEKHYSQMKELHDRWRVSAVNRDYSVCPSYPPAVIVPKNTDDEVLKKVAKFRQGGRFPVLCYYHRKNGMVIMRSSQPLTGANRKRCREDEQLLQAVMEGSDKGYIIDTRSSQQAQQARMTGGGFESKSSYSHWKRLHRQMERGKALQESLIKLVEACGDSTHNMDRWLSKLENSKWLSHVQTALSTAGLLAECVERDGHSVLVHGSEGTDSTLLISTLAQLIMDPRCRTLEGFLALLEREWIQAGHPFQQRCAHFAYSHARLQLESPVFLLLLDCVWQLLHQFPLALGFSQALLLRLATEAYASNYGTFLCNSHQERCSLGVMKNTHCLFWALLRPGERDYYSNPLYEPTELAIWPSVHPQSLQLWRGFFLRWTPQARHLEEAQEEIRNMVIEWGKLTLSVDTQPEHVEHV; encoded by the exons ATGGAGTTTTCTGAGCACATTAAGACGGCCAACGTGGAGGATGTTGTCCTCCGACAGCCGCTGCACCCGCCGAGCAGAGGCACCCTGTGCATCACGGGCCACCACCTGCTCTTCTCGGACAGAGACGAGGGCAGCTCCCGGCAGGTCTTGCTGCTCCTCAGAAACATCGATGCCATAGAGAAAAG gttatCTGGATCTTCGGGGACAATTATCATTAAGTGTAAAGATCTGCGAGTGCTCCAGCTTGACATCCCAGGCATGGAGCAGTGTCTCAACATTGCACACTCCATTGAG ACCCTGTCCTGTCTGGACAGGGTGTCGGAGATGTACCCTTTCTTTTACAGACCCTCTGATCTCAGCCTGCAGGACCAGTGGGGTCTCTCATCCCCTGAAAAGCACTACAGTCAAATGAAAGAGCTC CATGATAGGTGGAGGGTGAGCGCTGTGAACAGAGACTACTCGGTGTGCCCCTCGTACCCCCCAGCTGTCATCGTCCCCAAGAACACAGACGACGAGGTGCTAAAGAAGGTGGCCAAATTCCGACAGGGAGGACGCTTCCCCGTCCTCTGTTACTACCACAGGAAGAATGGCATG GTAATCATGCGCAGCAGTCAGCCCCTGACAGGAGCCAATAGGAAGCGCTGCAGGGAAGACGAGCAGCTCCTCCAGGCTGTGATGGAAGGCTCAGATAAAGGCTACATTATCGACACACGCTCCAGTCAGCAGGCGCAGCAGGCACGGATGACAGGTGGAGGGTTCGAGTCCAAATCGTCTTATAGCCACTGGAAGAGACTGCACAGGCAGatggagag GGGTAAAGCACTGCAGGAGAGTCTAATTAAACTGGTGGAGGCTTGTGGTGACTCGACCCATAATATGGATCGTTGGCTCAGTAAGCTTGAAAATTCAAAGTGGCTGTCTCACGTCCAGACAGCTTTGTCGACCGCTGGCCTGCTGGCAGAGTGCGTGGAGAG GGACGGTCATTCAGTTCTGGTTCACGGCTCTGAGGGGACAGATTCCACTTTGCTCATCAGCACTCTGGCTCAGCTCATCATGGACCCGCGCTGCCGCACGCTGGAGGGCTTCCTGGCTCTGCTGGAGAGAGAATGGATACAA GCAGGACACCCGTTTCAGCAGCGATGTGCCCACTTTGCCTACTCCCACGCTCGTCTCCAGCTGGAGTCCCCggtcttcctgctgctgctggactgtgtgtGGCAGCTGTTGCATCAGTTCCCTCTGGCACTAGGCTTCTCTCAGGCGCTGCTTCTGAGGCTGGCCACTGAGGCTTACGCATCCAACTATGGCACCTTCCTTTGCAACAGCCATCAGGAAAG GTGTTCTCTAGGAGTGATGAAGAACACTCACTGTTTGTTCTGGGCCCTGTTGAGGCCCGGGGAGAGAGATTACTACTCTAACCCCCTGTATGAGCCCACTGAGCTAGCAATCTGGCCCTCAGTGCACCCTCAGTCCCTGCAGCTTTGGAGAG GTTTTTTCCTGAGGTGGACCCCACAAGCTCGTCACCTGGAAGAGGCTCAGGAGGAAATCAGGAACATGGTCATCGAGTGGGGGAAGCTGACACTTTCTGTGGATACTCAGCCTGAACATGTGGAACATGTTTAA